One genomic region from Salvia hispanica cultivar TCC Black 2014 chromosome 2, UniMelb_Shisp_WGS_1.0, whole genome shotgun sequence encodes:
- the LOC125204361 gene encoding uncharacterized protein LOC125204361: MSGVSKIWEKVNMMTEGGSRNCSKKSDDICGDACGEDSGRPLSMTRLRCILRGLDFKALLFLFVLIPTCGLVIYVHGQKITYFLRPLWESPPKSFHERPHYYHENVSMENLCKLHGWGIREYPRRVYDAVLFSNEADLLKMRWKELYPYVTEFVLLESNSTFTGLPKPYLFSTVRDQFKFVEPRLTYGQVPGRFKRGENPFVEEAYQRYALDYLLKQAGIQDDDLLIMSDVDEIPSRHTINLLRWCDDIPPILHLRLKNYLYSFEFFVDNNSWRASVHVYQSGKTKYAHYRQSDEILADAGWHCSFCFRRISEFIFKMKAYSHVDRVRFSHFLSPKRIQKVICKGADLFDMLPEEYTFKEIIGKMGPIPHSYSAVHLPAYILEEADQYKFLLPGNCIRERESG, translated from the exons atgagcgGTGTATCAAAAATTTGGGAGAAGGTGAATATGATGACCGAAGGAGGATCTCGGAATTGTTCGAAGAAATCTGATGATATATGTGGTGATGCCTGTGGTGAG GATTCAGGAAGGCCTTTAAGCATGACCAGATTGAGATGTATTCTCCGGGGGCTCGATTTCAAAGCATTGCTCTTTCTCTTTGTGTTGATCCCTACGTGCGGCTTAGTTATATATGTCCATGGCCAGAAGATCACGTACTTTCTGAGACCGTTGTGGGAGTCCCCGCCTAAGTCTTTCCACGAGAGACCTCACTACTATCACGAGAATGTGTCTATGGAGAATCTGTGCAAGCTTCACGGCTGGGGAATTCGTGAGTATCCTAGACGTGTGTATGATGCAGTGCTGTTCAGCAACGAGGCGGACCTCCTAAAGATGCGCTGGAAGGAGTTATATCCGTATGTGACAGAGTTTGTGCTCCTTGAGTCGAACTCCACCTTCACTGGGCTGCCTAAGCCCTACCTCTTCTCAACTGTCCGTGATCAGTTCAAATTTGTTGAGCCCCGGTTAACTTATGGCCAAGTCCCGGGGAGATTCAAGAGAGGGGAGAACCCTTTTGTTGAAGAGGCGTATCAGAGATATGCATTGGATTATCTTCTCAAGCAAGCCGGGATTCAAGATGATGACTTGTTGATAATGTCGGATGTTGATGAGATCCCAAGTAGGCACACAATTAATCTCTTGAGGTGGTGCGATGACATACCGCCAATTCTTCATCTCCGCCTCAAGAATTATTTGTACTCGTTCGAGTTCTTTGTTGATAACAACAGCTGGAGGGCGTCTGTCCACGTATACCAGTCTGGGAAGACGAAATATGCTCACTATCGACAATCTGATGAGATCTTGGCCGATGCAGGGTGGCATTGTAGCTTCTGCTTCAGACGAATCAGCGAGTTTATATTCAAGATGAAAGCCTACAGCCACGTGGATCGAGTGAGATTCTCTCATTTCCTGAGCCCTAAGAGAATCCAGAAAGTGATCTGCAAAGGGGCTGACTTGTTTGACATGCTTCCCGAGGAGTACACGTTCAAAGAGATAATCGGGAAGATGGGGCCGATCCCACATTCCTACTCGGCCGTTCATCTGCCTGCATATATCTTGGAAGAAGCTGATCAATACAAATTCCTTCTACCTGGGAATTGCataagagaaagagagagtggCTGA